One Setaria viridis chromosome 7, Setaria_viridis_v4.0, whole genome shotgun sequence genomic region harbors:
- the LOC117865387 gene encoding peptide methionine sulfoxide reductase A2-1 codes for MSTTTDGAASPALAPDADAPAGEGLALAQFAAGCFWSVELVYQRLPGVARTEVGFSQGHRHAPTYRDVCGGGTGHAEVVRVHYDPGACPYAVLLDVFWAKHNPTTRNRQGNDVGTQYRSGIYYYTAEQEKLARESLAEKQKEWKDTIVTEILPARRFYPAEDYHQQYLEKGGQSAKKGCGDPIRCYG; via the exons ATGTCCACCACCACCGACGGCGCGGCGAGCCCGGCCCTGGCGCCGGACGCGGACGCCCCCGCCGGCGAGGGCCTGGCGCTGGCGCAGTTCGCGGCGGGGTGCTTCTGGAGCGTGGAGCTGGTGTACCAGCGCCTCCCCGGCGTGGCGCGCACGGAAGTGGGCTTCTCGCAGGGCCACCGCCACGCGCCCACCTACCGCGacgtctgcggcggcggcacggggcacGCCGAGGTGGTGCGCGTGCACTACGACCCCGGCGCCTGCCCCTACGCCGTCCTCCTCGACGTCTTCTGGGCCAAGCACAACCCCACCACCCGCAACAGACAG GGCAACGACGTCGGGACGCAGTACAGGTCGGGCATCTACTACTACACGGCGGAGCAGGAGAAGCTGGCGCGGGAGTCGCTGGCGGAGAAGCAGAAGGAGTGGAAGGACACCATCGTCACCGAGATCCTGCCAGCGCGCCGGTTCTACCCGGCCGAGGACTACCACCAGCAGTACCTGGAGAAGGGCGGCCAGTCCGCCAAGAAGGGATGCGGCGACCCCATCCGCTGCTACGGGTGA
- the LOC117865386 gene encoding probable long-chain-alcohol O-fatty-acyltransferase 5: protein MAAGGDLGSLAAVVAAVTACMCYARYAARRFRPGLPRLAALLPVLAVLPFPPLAFRALHLRAISAFFLAWVAEFRLLLLASGQGPLHPSLPLPAFVAIATFPVTLRDPKKSAAARPGLGLVESAAMAALLTAVVSLYRYEERINGYVLLALYSVHMYLALELVLAASAAAARALLGLDLEPQFDRPYLSSSLRDFWGRRWNLSVSALLRQVVFRPVRARLGAAAAGVLAAFAVSGLMHEAMFSYITLRPPTGEATVFFALHGAGVVAEWWWAAHERWLRPPRALATPLTLAFVAVTGFWLFFPPITRPGADKQVIAESEAMVAFVRDAAGWAVDSVRSILSGRS, encoded by the coding sequence atggccgccggcggcgacctgggcagcctcgccgccgtcgtggccGCGGTGACCGCGTGCATGTGCTACGCCCGCTACGCCGCGCGCCGTTTCCGCCCGGGCCtgccccgcctcgccgcgctcctccccgTGCTCGCCGTGCTCCCTTTCCCCCCGCTCGCCTTCCGCGCGCTCCACCTGCGCGCCATCtccgccttcttcctcgccTGGGTCGCGGAGTTCAGGCTCCTGCTCCTCGCATCCGGCCAGGGCCCGCTCCACCCGTCGCTCCCGCTGCCCGCCTTCGTCGCCATCGCCACGTTCCCCGTCACGCTGCGGGATCCCAAGAAGTCCGCCGCCGCGAGGCCGGGCCTCGGGCTCGTCGAGTCTGCCGCCATGGCGGCGCTGCTCACGGCCGTCGTGTCGCTGTACCGGTACGAGGAGCGGATCAACGGGTACGTCCTGCTCGCGCTCTACTCGGTGCACATGTATCTCGCGCTGGAGCTCGTCCTggcggcgtccgcggcggcggcgcgcgcgctgctGGGACTCGACCTGGAGCCGCAGTTCGACCGGCCCTACCTCTCGTCCTCGCTACGGGACTTCTGGGGCCGGCGGTGGAACCTCTCCGTGTCCGCGCTGCTCCGGCAGGTCGTGTTCCGCCCCGTGCGCGCgcgcctcggcgccgccgccgcgggggtgcTCGCGGCGTTCGCCGTGTCCGGGCTGATGCACGAGGCCATGTTCTCGTACATCACGCTGCGGCCGCCCACGGGGGAGGCGACCGTGTTCTTCGCGCTGCACGGGGCGGGCGTGGTGGCGGAGTGGTGGTGGGCGGCGCACGAGCGGTGGCtgcgcccgccgcgcgcgctgGCGACGCCGCTGACGCTGGCGTTCGTGGCCGTGACAGGGTTCTGGCTCTTCTTCCCGCCGATCACCAGGCCCGGAGCCGACAAGCAGGTGATCGCCGAGTCCGAGGCGATGGTCGCGTTCGTGAGGGACGCCGCGGGATGGGCGGTCGACTCCGTCCGGTCAATCTTGTCCGGCCGCTCGTAG
- the LOC117863323 gene encoding putative multidrug resistance protein, translating to MATAGGSREKASFLELVRYADARDRCLMALGALGSFGDGMMQPLSMLVLGDIVNSYGGVGTAGSAFSSSAVDKFALRLLYVAVAVGACAFLEGLCWTQTAERQASRMRRLYLEAVLRQPVEFFDASAPSSHATTFRVISTISDDADTIQDFLAEKLPNVLANMTLFFGALAVAFVFAWRLALAGLPFTLLFIVPSVVLGKRLAAAAGEARAAYEEAGGVAEQAVSSIRTVASYRGERRTLERFRSAMARSTALGVRQGLIKGAVIGSMGVIYAVWSFMSWIGSVLVIRFHAQGGHVFVASICIVLAGMSIMMALPNLRYFVDAATAAARMREMMDKFEPLGEEGKKGATREDIRGRIVFRDVRFSYPSRPDTRVLDGVNLTISEGATVGLVGGSGSGKSTVISLLQRFYSPDSGEILLDGHDIGALNAEWLRSQIGLVSQEPVLFATSIRENILFGNEAASLKQVVVAAKMANAHDFITKLPHGYETNVGQFGTQLSGGQKQRIAIARALIRDPRILLLDEATSALDSESERAVQDALDRASVGRTTVVVAHRLSTIRKADMIAVLDAGRVVECGTHDELVGADAGEGGGVYARMARLQKASVAREERQRVVEVELESSRVSFRSVEIMSVPSDFHPSPVPSFRSVERSVDMEDDDLVVHDTVARGHKPSQLRLLKMNQPEWKQALLGCAGAIVFGAVLPLYSYSLGSLPEVYFLGDNDLIRSKTRLYSLVFFGIAIVCITANIVQHYNFAVMGERLTERVRGQMLAKILSFEVGWFDEDENSSAAVSARLATQATKVRSLVGDRMCLLVQAAANATLGFSLALAVSWRLALVMMAMQPLVIASFYFKKVLMTTMSKKAKKAQVQGSQLAGEAVVNHRTITAFSSQRRMLRLYETSQERPRKDNRVQSWISGFCLSLCQFSNTGSMALALWYGGRLMARGLITPTHLFQVFFMLMTMGRVIADAGSLTSDLAKGGDAVRSVLDTLDREPMIKDDDDGDEVKEPKKNTKHEQEIKGAIEFRNVQFSYPTRPEVTVLDGFSLEIGAGKTVALVGPSGSGKSTVISLIERFYDVEKGSVLIDGRDIRSYSLARLRSHIALVSQEPTLFSGTIRDNIMYGEEHATEDEVTNAAMLANAHEFISGMEGGYDARVGERGAQLSGGQRQRIALARAILKNARILLLDEATSALDTVSERLVQDAIDRMLQGRRTCVVVAHRLSTVQKSDVIAVVRNGKVVERGRHGELVAAGRGGLYYHLIKLQHGTSPGLSPI from the exons ATGGCGACCGCCGGGGGCAGCAGGGAGAAGGCGTCGTTCCTGGAGCTGGTGCGCTACGCCGACGCGCGGGACCGGTGCCTCATGGCGCTCGGCGCGCTGGGCAGCTTCGGCGACGGCATGATGCAGCCGCTCTCCATGCTCGTCCTCGGCGACATCGTCAACAGCTACGGCGGCGTCGGGACAGCCGGCAGCGCATTCAGCTCCAGCGCCGTCGACAAG TTCGCGCTCCGGTTGCTGTACGTCGCGGTTGCAGTGGGCGCCTGCGCGTTCCTAG AGGGGCTGTGCTGGACGCAGACggcggagcggcaggcgtcgaGGATGCGGCGGCTGTACCTGGAGGCCGTCCTGCGGCAGCCGGTGGAGTTCTTCGACGCGTCAGCGCCGTCCTCGCACGCCACCACGTTCCGGGTCATCTCCACCATCTCCGACGACGCCGACACCATCCAGGACTTCCTCGCCGAGAAG CTGCCGAACGTTCTGGCGAACATGACGCTTTTCTTCGGCGCGCTGGCCGTCGCCTTCGTCTTCGCGTGGCGGCTGGCGCTGGCGGGCCTCCCGTTCACGCTCCTCTTCATCGTGCCCAGCGTGGTTCTGGGCAAGCgcctggccgccgcggccggggaggcCCGCGCGGCGtacgaggaggccggcggcgtcgccgagCAGGCGGTGTCGTCCATACGCACCGTGGCGTCGTACCGTGGGGAGCGGCGGACGCTGGAGCGGTTCCGGAGCGCGATGGCGCGGAGCACGGCGCTCGGCGTCAGGCAGGGGCTCATCAAGGGCGCCGTCATCGGGAGCATGGGCGTCATCTACGCCGTCTGGTCCTTCATGTCGTGGATCGGCAGCGTCCTCGTCATCCGCTTCCACGCGCAGGGCGGCCACGTCTTCGTCGCTTCCATCTGCATCGTCCTGGCCGGAAT GTCCATCATGATGGCGCTACCAAACCTGCGGTACTTCGTcgacgcggcgacggcggcggcgcggatgcGCGAGATGATGGACAAGTTCGAGCCTCTCGGAGAGGAGGGCAAGAAGGGTGCCACCAGGGAGGACATCAGGGGCCGGATCGTGTTCAGGGACGTGCGCTTCTCGTACCCGTCGAGGCCGGACACGCGGGTGCTCGACGGCGTGAACCTGACCATCTCCGAGGGCGCCACCGTCGGCCTCGTCGGCGGGAGCGGGTCCGGCAAGTCCACCGTGATCTCCTTGCTGCAGAGGTTTTACAGCCCCGATTCTGGCGAGATACTGCTGGACGGCCATGACATTGGCGCGCTCAACGCGGAGTGGCTCCGGAGCCAGATCGGCCTGGTGAGCCAGGAGCCCGTGCTGTTCGCCACGTCCATAAGGGAGAACATACTGTTCGGCAACGAGGCGGCGTCGCTGAAGCAAGTCGTTGTGGCGGCGAAGATGGCCAATGCACACGACTTCATCACCAAATTACCCCATGGATACGAAACAAAT GTCGGGCAATTCGGGACGCAGCTGTCGGGAGGGCAGAAGCAGCGCATCGCCATCGCCCGCGCGCTCATCCGGGACCCCAGGATCCTGCTCCTGGACGAGGCGACCAGCGCGCTGGACTCGGAGTCGGAGCGCGCGGTGCAGGACGCGCTGGACCGGGCGTCCGTAGGCCGGACGACCGTCGTCGTGGCGCACCGCCTGTCCACGATCCGGAAGGCCGACATGATCGCCGTGCTCGACGCGGGCCGCGTGGTGGAGTGCGGCACGCACGACGAGCTCGTCGGCGcggacgccggcgagggcggcggcgtctACGCCCGGATGGCGCGCCTGCAGAAGGCGTCCGTGGCGAGGGAGGAGCGCCAGCGCGTGGTGGAAGTGGAGTTGGAGAGCAGCCGGGTGTCGTTCCGAAGCGTCGAGATCATGTCAGTGCCCAGCGACTTCCATCCAAGCCCGGTGCCGTCGTTCCGGTCGGTCGAACGCTCCGTGGACATGGAAGACGACGACCTCGTCGTCCACGACACGGTGGCGCGCGGCCACAAGCCCTCCCAGCTCCGCCTGCTCAAGATGAATCAGCCGGAGTGGAAACAGGCTCTTCTCGGGTGCGCCGGCGCAATCGTATTCGGTGCTGTGCTGCCGCTGTACTCGTACAGCCTCGGCTCGTTGCCAGAGGTGTATTTCCTCGGTGACAATGACCTCATCCGGTCAAAGACCAG GCTGTACTCCCTCGTCTTCTTTGGCATTGCCATCGTTTGCATCACGGCGAACATCGTGCAGCACTACAACTTCGCTGTGATGGGTGAGCGCCTGACAGAGCGCGTCCGGGGACAGATGCTCGCCAAGATCCTGTCCTTCGAGGTTGGGTGGTTCGACGAGGACGAGAACTCGAGCGCGGCGGTCAGTGCGCGTTTGGCAACGCAGGCAACAAAGGTCCGCTCCCTCGTCGGCGACCGCATGTGCCTCCTGGTGCAGGCGGCCGCCAACGCAACGCTGGGCTTCTCTCTAGCGCTCGCCGTGTCGTGGCGGCTCGCCCTTGTCATGATGGCCATGCAGCCGTTGGTCATCGCGAGCTTCTACTTCAAGAAGGTGCTCATGACTACCATGTCcaagaaggccaagaaggcacAGGTACAAGGAAGCCAGCTCGCCGGTGAGGCCGTGGTGAACCACCGGACGATCACCGCGTTCTCGTCGCAGCGGAGGATGCTCCGCCTGTATGAGACTTCACAGGAGAGGCCCAGGAAGGATAACAGGGTGCAGTCTTGGATCTCCGGCTTCTGCCTATCCCTATGCCAGTTCAGCAACACGGGCAGCATGGCGCTTGCGCTGTGGTACGGGGGCAGGCTCATGGCCAGGGGGCTCATCACGCCCACGCACCTGTTCCAGGTGTTCTTCATGCTCATGACCATGGGCAGGGTGATTGCCGACGCCGGGAGCTTGACTTCCGACCTAGCAAAGGGCGGCGACGCCGTGCGGTCTGTCCTCGACACGTTGGACCGTGAACCAATGATCAAGGATGACGACGATGGCGATGAAGTCAAGGAACCAAAGAAGAATACAAAACACGAGCAGGAGATCAAAGGCGCCATCGAGTTCAGGAACGTGCAGTTCAGCTACCCGACGCGGCCAGAGGTGACCGTGCTCGATGGTTTCAGCCTTGAGATAGGCGCGGGGAAGACGGTGGCGCTCGTCGGACCGAGCGGGTCCGGCAAGTCCACGGTGATCAGCCTGATCGAACGCTTCTACGACGTGGAGAAAGGCTCGGTTTTGATCGACGGCCGGGACATCAGGAGCTACAGCCTGGCGCGCCTGCGGTCGCACATCGCGCTCGTCAGCCAGGAGCCGACGCTATTCTCCGGCACGATTCGCGACAACATCATGTACGGCGAAGAGCACGCCACCGAGGACGAGGTGACCAACGCCGCCATGCTTGCCAACGCCCACGAGTTCATCAG CGGAATGGAGGGTGGCTACGATGCGCGCGTCGGGGAGCGAGGGGCGCAGCTCTCGGGCGGGCAGAGGCAGCGGATCGCGCTGGCGCGTGCGATCCTGAAGAACGCGAGGATACTACTGCTGGACGAGGCGACGAGCGCGCTGGACACCGTGTCGGAGAGGCTGGTTCAGGACGCCATCGACCGGATGCTGCAGGGGAGGAGGACGTGCGTGGTCGTGGCGCACCGCCTCTCCACGGTGCAGAAGTCCGACGTGATCGCGGTGGTGAGGAACGGGAAGGTGGTGGAGAGAGGGCGGCACGGGGAGCTCGTCGCCGCGGGGCGTGGTGGGTTGTACTACCACCTGATCAAGCTGCAACACGGAACGTCACCCGGTCTTAGTCCTATATAA